In one Brassica oleracea var. oleracea cultivar TO1000 chromosome C9, BOL, whole genome shotgun sequence genomic region, the following are encoded:
- the LOC106314545 gene encoding uncharacterized protein LOC106314545: protein MKVFLWSMVQRALPLGENLQRRGITSDVSCPHCKETETSIHTFFLCPFAQKVWEKIPLHHTFHIAADDTIETILFKFRNTICLPPSGFSSPIFPWTCWTIWTTRNKLIFENLSSSPEEIVAKIITLAREWSMAQAKDPKQNSMFPGQTTRQRQESPRYRPLPPDTITCKTDASWDKTTRRAGLAWICTGNEGNTMQQGTELQESVASPLVAEALAVRSAIIAATSKEIKNLRVLSDSSTLIRAITTNRQEKEIFGIVFDIQQISSVFQSISFDYLPRAQNLQADRLAKETLRSSFSACIGPLVG, encoded by the coding sequence ATGAAAGTCTTCTTATGGTCCATGGTGCAAAGAGCTCTCCCTTTGGGGGAAAACCTACAGCGAAGAGGAATCACATCCGATGTATCGTGCCCACACTGCAAGGAGACGGAAACATCAATCCATACCTTCTTCTTATGCCCTTTCGCTCAAAAGGTTTGGGAAAAGATCCCCCTGCATCATACATTTCACATAGCTGCAGACGACACCATTGAAACCATCCTGTTCAAGTTCCGTAACACGATATGCCTACCACCCTCAGGATTCTCTTCTCCTATATTCCCCTGGACCTGTTGGACCATATGGACAACAAGAAACAAGTTAATCTTCGAGAATCTATCCTCTAGCCCTGAAGAGATAGTCGCAAAAATCATAACTTTGGCAAGAGAGTGGAGTATGGCTCAAGCGAAGGACCCAAAGCAGAACTCCATGTTTCCTGGACAAACAACACGACAAAGACAAGAATCTCCGAGGTATCGACCACTCCCCCCCGATACGATCACTTGCAAGACAGACGCATCGTGGGACAAAACAACAAGGAGAGCAGGACTAGCTTGGATCTGTACAGGAAACGAAGGGAACACCATGCAACAAGGCACCGAGTTACAAGAATCCGTCGCTTCACCCCTCGTGGCTGAGGCTCTCGCTGTTAGATCAGCAATCATCGCAGCAACATCAAAGGAGATCAAAAACCTTCGAGTGTTGTCTGACTCTTCAACACTCATCAGAGCTATCACCACCAATCGACAGGAAAAGGAAATCTTTGGAATCGTCTTCGACATCCAACAGATCTCTTCTGTCTTTCAATCTATCTCTTTCGATTATCTACCTAGGGCTCAAAATTTGCAAGCCGATCGCTTAGCAAAAGAAACTCTTCGTTCTTCCTTTTCTGCATGTATCGGGCCTCTAGTGGGCTAA
- the LOC106317597 gene encoding WUSCHEL-related homeobox 6, with product MGYISNNNLINYLAFSTTKPHLLSQCLKNRQNHHQHLINGSENNSAAVASSRWNPTPEQITALEEIYRRGTRTPTTEQIQQIASKLSKYGRIEGKNVFYWFQNHKSRERLKRRRCEGDNDINSVHEPLKDVKDSSSGGYRVDQTKIYASFPHTNQQPQNELVLPNLINNEDHCKTEESERASDAGKEAMCGNLVASFVNQEPGEINIEEDRYNVRGEVQEEEEEKTREIRTLNLFPVLENQEKTDWFAEKKKANANRMCYNYRYYYEFMPLKKN from the exons ATGGGCTACATCTCCAACAACAACCTAATCAACTATTTGGCCTTCTCTACTACTAAACCTCATCTTCTATCACAATGTCTCAAAA ATCGACAAAATCATCATCAACACCTCATTAACGGCTCAGAAAATAACTCGGCGGCGGTTGCGTCGTCGAGATGGAATCCTACGCCGGAGCAGATCACAGCGCTGGAAGAGATATACAGAAGGGGAACACGGACGCCTACGACAGAACAAATCCAACAGATAGCATCTAAGCTCAGTAAGTATGGCAGAATCGAGGGCAAAAACGTTTTCTATTGGTTTCAGAACCACAAGTCTAGAGAGAGACTTAAGCGACGCCGTTGTGAAGGAGATAATGATATTAACAGCGTTCATGAACCACTTAAAGACGTCAAGGATTCATCATCAG GTGGTTATCGAGTTGATCAGACAAAGATCTATGCATCTTTTCCACACACAAACCAACAACCACAG AATGAATTAGTTCTGCCTAATCTAATCAATAATGAAGATCACTGTAAGACTGAAGAATCAGAAAGGGCATCGGATGCAGGCAAAGAAGCCATGTGTGGAAATCTTGTTGCTTCATTCGTAAATCAAGAACCAGGAGAGATTAATATCGAAGAAGATAGATACAATGTCAGGGGAGAAGTACAAGAAGAAGAAGAAGAGAAAACAAGGGAGATCCGAACTTTAAATCTCTTCCCGGTACTGGAGAACCAAGAGAAAACCGACTGGTTTGCAGAGAAGAAGAAAGCAAATGCAAACCGAATGTGTTACAACTATCGTTACTACTATGAGTTCATGCCTTTGAAGAAGAACTAA